DNA from Cynocephalus volans isolate mCynVol1 chromosome 2, mCynVol1.pri, whole genome shotgun sequence:
tcaAATTAGCATACTCTTGCCCTCAATGCAAAGTTTTAATAAACTTGATACACTCTGCCTTTATTAAAAAACCTTACAAAAGATgtatttaaatgtttgaaaaaattaactttatgcTCTATGCATAGATAAATTTCTCTTACTGTACAGCCAATACGGTTATATCCTtcgtttaaaaaatattttttccactcaTGACACTTTGTGTGTAGTTCTACACAAGtgatcttttcattcttcttggAATACGTCCTGAGAGCTGACATACACGTGCAAATACCCCCACAAAGCGCCACTTTCTTGCTCAGTAATGTTTATTAAGATTGTTTGGAGTTtgatgggttttttcttttttttcttcttttttgttggcCGAGAGAGCGTGCTGGTAAAAGTGGACCCAGCCGGCCAGCTAACCTTCATTTGTCCTTGGAGCGATCGAGGGTTTCTAGCACCCTGTTGAGGCGGATGTTGAGCAGTCTGACCTGGTTTTCCAGGTGTTCCAGCTTCTCCTCCACGCTGGGGTTGccagggctgctggggctgctgcGCCAGTGGAACCCCATGGGCCCGGTCATGAAGTAGATGGCCACCACGAAGCACAGCGGCAGGACGGCGTTCTCAGGCTCCCCCTCATACTTGTGCAGGATGTACACGCAGGACATGGAGAACAGGATGACCCGCACGATCCAGAAGAAGCGGCCAAACACCATGTGCAGGATGCTGAAGGTGAAGCCCAGAGTCAGGGACAGGAACCAGTAGGCCAGGAGGACAACCCCAACCAGCAGGAGGGCACGGGCAGGGCTGTTGGCCACTGAGGCTGGACTAAAGTACTGGGACAAGTTGGAGACTGCAGgacagaaaagaggaagagggCTGGTTACATGGGATCACCGGTTTCTCTGCAAGCTGGAGTTGGGTAGGCAGCTCACTTGCTGGGCTTACTAAAAGGCCTTTGCAACAACCTGAGGACCTACAGTAAGCTACTCCCTTAACCTTCGTACTAAGCTGTGTGGGAAGACATAGGACAATCTTTCAAGACTGCCTGCCATATcatgagtttgtttgtttgtttgtttgtttgtttgtttgttaattaattaattaattaattaattaattattgtcttttttgtgaccggccgcaccacgctcagccagtgagcgcaccggccattcctatataggatccgaacccgtggcaggagtgctgctgcgctcccagcgccgcactctcccgagtgcgccatggggtcggccccataTCATGAGTTTAAAAAACCTTTCACAGTGGGGCAGAGCCTGCCAATTACCCTTCCATTTCCACAGTAATAAATGCTCAGTTTTAGGGTGGGCACACAGCTGCCTAAAATGAaggcatttcccagcctcccttgcagctataTGACTAAGCTTTGACCAAGGAGAGGTAAGTAAGCATAAGTGTTTGGCAGCAGTTCCAAGGGGTTGTCCTTAAAAGTAGCAGAAATGTACCCTTTACCTCTTCTTCTTCTGTCTGCTAGAATGTGGCTACCATGGCTGGGGCTGAAGCAGCCACCTTGGGCCATGAGGACAGGGAGGTTATTCATGGGGGAGCAATAAAACGGAAGGTGCTTCGGTCCTGAAAACAACGTGCATCAGAGCTATCATACCTGCCTAACCACCTCCCTGTGAACTTTCACATAAGAGGAAAATAATAAGCTACCATCTTGTTTAAGGCACTGTTATTTTGGGTCTCTGTTACTCACagctaaacctaaccttaactgGTACACACATGGAGTTCCATCTTAAGAATGCAGTGAAATGGAGGTGTACCATTTTCTGTGTgcccaacttaaaaaaatttcaaacagaaaaGGTGTGAGAGAGCAGTAAAGTAAAATATTCCTTTCAAAACCATCTAGGCTTAACAATTATTAGAATTTGCCATATTTTGCTttatctatttacatttattggGGGTTAAACTACTTGAAAGATGCACATATCATATTTCGTCATGCATCTTTTAAGAATAAAGACATCATTCTCCTCAAAACCATGCTGCTATAATCACACCCAAGAATATTAATTCTATAACATCATCTGATTTCCTAGTCATGCTGTTTCCTCCCCACCCCGACCAGGACCCGGTGAAGGTTCACACTCTTCATGTGCCATCGCTTCATCTCCTTAATCGAGAAGAGTCCCATGACACGgacattctgttttgttttttgtttttttttgtctttttcgtgaccggaactcagccagtgagtgcaccggccattcctatataggatccgaacccgcggcaggagcgtcgccgcgctcccagagccgcagtctcccaagtgcgccacgggctcggcccgacacgGACATTCTGAAGTCTAGTTTTTCCAGGCTAGATTTCTTGCAGAATGTCCCACATTGATTATTTCCTCATGGAGTTTAACAAGTCCAAGGGGAGCTACCTCTTAAATGCATTTAACTTatataccagtggttctcaaatctgAGTGAGTCAGAATCCCCTGGAAGGCTTGGGAAAACAGGTCGTGGGGCCCTGCCCCCAGGAAGTCTGGTTCAGTAGGTTCTGGGTGGGTAAAAGAATCTGCAACTTTTACAAGTTCTTGCGTGATGCTGCTGATGTGAGGGTTATGCTTCGAGATCCACTGGCTGATGCACAATCAACTTTTGCATTTGGGAAAAGAGGGGGTGGGACAAAGTGTGACTCAATGATGTGCAGTGCATTTATCCAGAGCAAGCATGAGACAGGAGCACTTGAATCTGGGGCTCCTCAAGGCTCTAAATACATCCACAGTGAGAACATTTCACAGTCCCACAAAATGATCAGATTGTCATGCACAGCTGGCCACTGTGTCTGGGGCTCCACCTCATAAACAGCAGCCTCCTCCAGGACTAAAGGCACGCGGTCACCAGGACTCCCCGAAAGCCAGGGTGCCAGTCTCCTTCATGGTGCCTTCCTGAGGCATTGTGAGCATTTTGACTCAATGTGGTCCTGACTTTGGAGCTGACTTTCACACCTAACCCTGCAGAAGAAGAGGCTAAACCAGCAGTTCCCAAACCTTTTGGTCTCAGGACCGTTTTATACTCTTAAATATTGTTGAAGACCCCCAATAgcttttgctgggttttttttagaGTCATTTCAATGTAGGCCacatatgcaatttaaaattttcaagtaccacatgaaaaggcaaaatgaaacaggtagaattaattttaataagattttatacaacatattcaaaatatcatcatttcaacatgtcatcgataaaaaaaaatcttgaagtaTATGTGTTAAACCCCTGGTCTCAGAGATATGTTGCTGGAAAAGGGAGCAACTCACAGTCCTTCCCGCCCCCGGCCATGAAAGGTCGCAGAACTCCAGGGTTCTTCAGAGCATACTTTGAGAACAGCTGGACCAGACTATGTGTCCAAAGCCACATAACACATCCTATCATGTTATCAAGGGGCTAAGAAAGGTGACCAGTGGGTACAAAGAtgcctttctttgcttctttggtttgccagcaatccttggcattccttgacttgcAGAGGCATCACCCGATCTCTGCCCTCACTGTCAAACAGTGTTCTGGCCAGGTGCATGATTGTGTCTACATCTCCCCTCCTTATGAGGGCACCAGTCATGCTGCATTAGGGCCCACTCTAGTCCAagataacctcatcttaactaattacattggCAACaacactatttccaaataaagtcatattctgaggtactattgggggttaggaccttgacatgtgaatttgggggggacaccattcaacccATAAAAGACACTGCTCAAAGAGAAGTGAATGTTTTGGTAGCAGACATGTTTCTAAGCTTGGGCTGGGTATAAGCATATCAGTAAAGTTCTCACAGGTTCAATAGGGAAAGCTGGCTCTGGGTGTCACTAACCACAGATGGCCCTCAGCATGCATAATCACATTGGGTAGGTCCCAGAACTGCATGATGATGTATTTTTGGAGCAGAGCCCTTTTGTAAACTGTTGAGTGTTTCTCAAGTACTGATTGTGGGCCAGGTGTGGTTCTGGCCACACTACATGTCATTCAGTGCTCACGAAGTGCTAATGAGGTCAGTAGAATTTCCCACAAGAGGActccctgcccagggtcacccagccAGGACAGGGCACAGCTGGGATTTGGATCCAGGGAGTCTGGTTTCCAGAGCCATACAGTCCCTGCTCTACCCTGGCGCATCATCGCAGCAGGActaatattttcctcattttgttggGTGGCCTCAGAGGAAGTACGCAACTCAGTGAAGACTCAGGACTTAAATTCATCCTTCTAACTCCTGGACAAGTGCTCTATTCCCCAAAAAAGTCTTTCAAGACAGCAGATTTGGAGTGGGTACTAAGGCTGTGCCGTCCACCGTGGTACTGAGCATGTGAAATGTGAcaagtctgaattgagatgtgctttAAGAGTCAAATATAGACTGGATTTCAAACATCTAGTTCCCCCCAAAATGTAAGACACCTCATTAATAACCTTTTATATTGATGATAAATATGATAATATATATTATCATTAAGATgataatgttttgaatatatcaggCTAATTAA
Protein-coding regions in this window:
- the BRI3BP gene encoding BRI3-binding protein, coding for MDARASDGPRAQAGLLLLLLLLGLLAPGAQGARGRGGTEKNSYRRTVNTVSQSVSSLFGEDNVRAAQKFLTRLTERFVLGVDMFVETLWKVWTEVLDVLGLDVSNLSQYFSPASVANSPARALLLVGVVLLAYWFLSLTLGFTFSILHMVFGRFFWIVRVILFSMSCVYILHKYEGEPENAVLPLCFVVAIYFMTGPMGFHWRSSPSSPGNPSVEEKLEHLENQVRLLNIRLNRVLETLDRSKDK